AGGGGCGCGGCCAGGCGCGCCGGCTCTCTCCCCACGACCCGAGGACGGCGGCCGGGGACAGCGCGAATGATGAAGGTGCCACGGGCATCTCGTAGGCGGAGATGCCGCGGCTGGCGACCGGATCCGCTCGTCCGAAGGGAAGGGACCGCCATGTCCGAGCCCCACGTCTCACCCGAACCGCCGGCCTCGTCCGGCCCCGACCCGAAGCCGAACCCAGGCCCCGACTCCGGCACCGATACCGACACCTCGTCGGCGTCCGAACCGCGGGCTGTGGTCAGGGCGTTCCTGACGGCGTTGGAGCGGCTCGACGCCGATGCGGCGCTGGCGCTCGTCTCGGATGACGTCGTCTACCAGAACGTCCCGCTGCCGCCGGCCCGCGGGCGGGTGGCGGTGGAGAAGCAGCTGCGCTGGATGCTGCGCCATGGCACCGGGTTCGAGGCGCGCATCCACCATCTGGCCGCGGACGGCCCGGTCGTGCTCACCGAACGGACGGATGTCCTGCGTGCCGGCTCGTGGGAGGCGGAGTTCTGGGTCTGCGGCACGTTCGAGGTACGAGACGGCCGGGTGGTGCTGTGGCGGGACTACTTCGACTGGGCGACGTTCCTCGCCGCCAGCGCCCGTGGTGCGGGGAGGGCGCTGTTCTTCCAGGCCGCCGCGGCTGTCGCAGCCCGGCGCCGAAACTCGCCCTGACCGCTTTCTCCCCCGCGGCCGGCACGCAGCCGCCACGGAGCCTCCCTCGGAAGCCGGCCGCCCGCCGACAGCCAAGCCGTTGCACCAGGACATACTTCTAGATAATTTCTGGACTCAGGGCGCATCGGGTGCGGTCCAGCCGATGGACCGTGAATCCCCCGGGGCCGACCGAGTGCCTCCCTCCTGTGTTCGAGACCGCGGCACCGGCCGCACGGCGGCCCCGCCGCCGGCAGCGAGAAGGACCTGATCATGAACCTTGACGAGGCCGGCGGCGTCTTCACCGACCCCACCGCCTACGCGGACGAGCAGCGCTTCCACGCCGCCACCGCCGTGCTGCGCCGCGAGTCTCCGGTCCACCGGGTCGAGACCGACGGCTTCGCCCCGTTCTGGGCGATCACCCGGTACGACGACGTCATGGAGATCTCCCGCGACTCCGAGCTGTGGCACAACGCCCCCCGC
The Parafrankia irregularis genome window above contains:
- a CDS encoding limonene-1,2-epoxide hydrolase family protein, with translation MVRAFLTALERLDADAALALVSDDVVYQNVPLPPARGRVAVEKQLRWMLRHGTGFEARIHHLAADGPVVLTERTDVLRAGSWEAEFWVCGTFEVRDGRVVLWRDYFDWATFLAASARGAGRALFFQAAAAVAARRRNSP